One Paraburkholderia kururiensis DNA window includes the following coding sequences:
- a CDS encoding methionine ABC transporter ATP-binding protein produces MIELRNVSQRFAGPRGWVEALHNINLTIPPGEVFGIIGRSGAGKSTLVRTINLLTRPTEGEIVVNGRALTSLPAAELRAARREIGMIFQHFNLLSSRTVYENVALPLELAGMKRGAIEETVLPLLELVGLTAQKDRYPAQISGGQKQRVGIARALASKPKVLLSDEATSALDPETTRAILDLLRKINRELGLTVVLITHQMEVIKQVCDRVAVLDAGKVVEEGRVIDVFLQPHHEVTRALLGDVIAQELPPALKARVAERLKTGNGHLLRLAFTGSGVDQPVLSETIRRYELDFNILHGQIDEIQGQAFGSLAVLASGEAVKVAQAIAWLREQGVVVEELSYVE; encoded by the coding sequence ATGATCGAACTACGCAATGTGTCGCAGCGCTTCGCGGGGCCCCGAGGCTGGGTCGAAGCGCTCCACAACATCAATCTCACGATTCCCCCAGGCGAGGTATTCGGCATCATCGGCCGTAGCGGCGCCGGCAAGAGCACGCTGGTACGCACCATCAACCTGCTGACGCGGCCCACCGAAGGCGAGATCGTCGTGAACGGCCGGGCGCTTACCTCGTTGCCCGCAGCCGAGCTGCGTGCCGCGCGCCGCGAAATCGGCATGATCTTTCAGCACTTCAATCTGCTGTCGTCGCGCACGGTGTACGAAAACGTCGCGCTGCCGCTCGAGCTGGCGGGCATGAAGCGCGGCGCGATCGAAGAGACAGTGCTGCCGCTGCTCGAACTGGTCGGCCTGACCGCGCAGAAAGACCGCTATCCGGCGCAGATCAGCGGCGGGCAGAAGCAGCGCGTCGGCATTGCGCGCGCCTTGGCCAGCAAACCGAAGGTGCTGCTCTCCGACGAAGCCACCTCGGCACTCGATCCCGAAACCACGCGCGCCATTCTCGACCTGCTGCGCAAGATCAATCGCGAACTCGGTCTCACCGTCGTGCTGATCACGCACCAGATGGAGGTCATCAAGCAGGTGTGCGATCGCGTCGCCGTGCTGGATGCGGGCAAGGTGGTGGAGGAAGGCCGCGTGATCGACGTGTTCCTGCAGCCGCATCACGAAGTCACGCGCGCGTTGCTGGGCGACGTGATCGCGCAGGAGTTGCCGCCCGCGCTCAAGGCGCGTGTGGCCGAGCGTCTGAAGACGGGCAACGGACATCTGCTGCGCCTCGCCTTCACGGGCTCGGGCGTAGACCAGCCGGTGCTCTCTGAAACGATTCGCCGCTACGAACTGGACTTCAACATTCTGCACGGGCAGATCGACGAGATTCAGGGGCAGGCGTTCGGGTCGCTCGCGGTACTCGCGAGCGGCGAGGCGGTGAAAGTCGCGCAGGCCATCGCGTGGCTGCGCGAGCAGGGTGTCGTGGTGGAGGAGCTTTCGTATGTTGAGTGA
- a CDS encoding alpha/beta hydrolase: protein METTKPFDAATPQSGNAVSAQTLAHGNIKAPDRVLPHSATVTAADGTTLPLYHWPVAGTRRATVALVHGLAEHAGRYAPLAARLNAAGIELVAVDLRGHGLAPGARAWVPRFDAYLLDAEALVDAAAPHGGPLFLMGHSMGGAIAALYAVECLPASRHDIAGLILSSPALAPGRDVPRWMIAASRIMSRVWPRFPAMKIDAALLSRDPAVVEANRRDALVHHGAVPARTGAEILLAMERIERGRANLRLPVLVYHGTRDKLTEPEGSRDFAGHVGSPDKTLTLYEDSYHEAMNDLDRDRVIGALIEWIVARS, encoded by the coding sequence ATGGAGACGACAAAGCCTTTCGATGCCGCAACCCCGCAAAGTGGAAATGCGGTATCGGCGCAGACGCTCGCCCACGGGAACATCAAGGCGCCCGATCGCGTACTGCCGCACAGCGCCACCGTAACGGCCGCCGATGGCACAACCCTGCCGCTCTACCACTGGCCGGTCGCGGGAACGCGACGCGCCACCGTTGCGCTTGTCCACGGTCTCGCCGAACACGCCGGGCGATACGCGCCGCTCGCGGCGCGGCTCAACGCCGCCGGCATTGAGCTGGTCGCCGTCGATCTCCGTGGCCACGGACTCGCGCCCGGCGCTCGCGCGTGGGTGCCGCGCTTCGACGCCTACCTGCTCGACGCCGAAGCACTCGTCGACGCCGCCGCACCGCACGGCGGTCCGCTCTTCCTGATGGGTCACAGCATGGGCGGCGCAATCGCCGCCTTGTATGCCGTGGAGTGCCTGCCGGCGAGCCGTCATGACATCGCTGGTCTGATTCTGTCGAGCCCGGCGCTCGCGCCCGGGCGCGACGTGCCCCGCTGGATGATCGCGGCAAGCCGCATCATGAGCCGCGTATGGCCCCGCTTTCCCGCCATGAAGATCGATGCAGCGCTACTGTCGCGCGACCCTGCCGTGGTGGAGGCGAACCGCCGCGATGCGCTCGTTCACCATGGTGCCGTTCCGGCCCGCACGGGCGCAGAGATTCTGCTGGCCATGGAACGCATCGAACGCGGACGCGCGAATCTGCGCCTTCCCGTTCTCGTCTATCACGGCACGCGCGACAAGCTGACCGAGCCGGAAGGCAGCCGCGATTTCGCCGGCCACGTCGGCTCGCCGGACAAGACGCTCACGCTCTACGAAGACAGCTATCACGAGGCGATGAACGATCTGGACCGCGACCGCGTGATCGGCGCATTGATCGAGTGGATAGTGGCGCGGAGCTGA
- a CDS encoding enoyl-CoA hydratase has protein sequence MSTQPVSSKASEAGSLIEIAHDAYGVHGVVSVTLNRPDAFNALSEALLDELQHALTSIAASDARVVVLAGAGRAFCAGHDLKEMRAAPSLEYYQALFARCTKVMLAIQRMPQPVIARVHGVATAAGCQLVAMCDLAVASDEARFAVSGVNLGLFCSTPSVPLTRNVPRKMAFEMLMTGEFIDAHEARRRGLVNRVAPAGELDATVSALAASICAKPRTAVEAGKALFYRQLEMGVEAAYQLAGQTMACNMMEDATLEGVQAFIEKRAPRW, from the coding sequence ATGAGCACGCAACCCGTTTCGTCGAAGGCGAGCGAAGCTGGCTCGCTGATCGAGATCGCTCACGATGCTTACGGTGTGCACGGCGTGGTGAGCGTGACGCTCAATCGTCCCGATGCGTTCAATGCGTTATCCGAAGCGCTGCTCGACGAATTGCAGCACGCGCTCACGTCGATTGCCGCCAGCGATGCCCGCGTCGTCGTGCTGGCCGGTGCGGGGCGTGCCTTCTGCGCGGGACACGACCTGAAGGAGATGCGCGCGGCACCGTCGCTCGAGTATTACCAGGCGCTGTTCGCGCGCTGCACGAAGGTGATGCTGGCAATCCAGCGCATGCCCCAGCCGGTAATCGCGCGCGTGCACGGCGTCGCGACGGCAGCCGGCTGTCAGCTGGTCGCGATGTGCGATCTCGCGGTGGCATCGGACGAGGCGCGTTTCGCGGTCTCCGGCGTGAATCTCGGTCTCTTCTGTTCGACGCCCTCAGTGCCGCTCACGCGCAACGTGCCACGCAAGATGGCCTTCGAGATGCTCATGACGGGCGAGTTCATCGACGCCCACGAAGCCCGTCGCCGCGGGCTCGTGAACCGCGTGGCGCCCGCCGGCGAACTGGATGCCACCGTGTCGGCACTGGCCGCGAGCATCTGCGCCAAGCCGCGTACCGCGGTCGAGGCCGGCAAGGCGTTGTTCTACCGGCAGCTCGAAATGGGCGTCGAGGCCGCTTATCAGCTTGCGGGACAGACGATGGCCTGCAACATGATGGAGGACGCCACGCTGGAAGGTGTGCAGGCCTTCATCGAAAAGCGGGCGCCGCGGTGGTGA
- a CDS encoding histone deacetylase family protein: MATAFYSHADCLLHEMGQWHPECPARLQAIEDQLIASRIDALIEREPAPLADEAALLRVHTQAHVDHIRDASPIEGYAPIDPDTSMNPHTWQAALRAAGAAIAATDAVIAGQYDNAFCSVRPPGHHAEPARAMGFCFFNNVAIAARHALEVHGLARVAIIDFDVHHGNGTEAAFAADPRVLMCSFFQHPFYPFTGADNQAPNMVNVPMPARSKGMAVREAVDVLWLPRLHDFKPEMIFISAGFDAHREDDLGNMGLVEDDYTWITDRVRDIANRYARGRIVSCLEGGYNLSALGRSAVAHIRSLADV, from the coding sequence ATGGCAACAGCCTTCTACTCCCACGCCGACTGTCTGCTGCACGAGATGGGGCAATGGCACCCCGAGTGTCCGGCGCGGCTCCAGGCGATCGAAGATCAGCTGATCGCGAGCCGCATCGATGCCCTCATCGAGCGGGAACCGGCGCCGCTCGCCGACGAAGCCGCGCTACTGCGCGTGCACACGCAGGCGCATGTCGATCACATTCGGGACGCCTCGCCGATCGAGGGCTACGCGCCCATCGATCCCGACACGTCAATGAATCCACACACCTGGCAGGCGGCGCTGCGTGCAGCGGGCGCGGCGATTGCCGCCACGGACGCCGTGATCGCGGGCCAGTACGATAACGCGTTTTGCAGCGTGCGGCCGCCGGGACACCACGCGGAGCCCGCGCGCGCCATGGGATTCTGCTTCTTCAACAACGTCGCGATTGCCGCGCGGCATGCGCTCGAGGTTCACGGCCTCGCACGCGTGGCGATCATCGACTTCGACGTGCATCACGGCAACGGCACCGAGGCTGCATTCGCCGCAGACCCGCGCGTGCTGATGTGCAGCTTCTTCCAGCACCCGTTCTATCCGTTCACGGGCGCGGACAACCAGGCGCCCAACATGGTGAACGTGCCGATGCCAGCGCGTTCGAAAGGCATGGCCGTGCGCGAGGCGGTGGACGTGCTGTGGCTGCCGCGGCTGCACGACTTCAAGCCCGAGATGATCTTCATCTCCGCAGGCTTCGATGCTCACCGTGAGGACGACCTCGGCAACATGGGGCTTGTCGAAGACGACTACACGTGGATCACCGACCGCGTGCGCGACATCGCAAACCGCTATGCGCGCGGACGCATCGTGAGCTGCCTCGAAGGCGGATACAACCTGTCGGCGCTCGGCCGCAGCGCCGTCGCGCACATTCGCTCGCTGGCCGACGTTTGA
- the mltB gene encoding lytic murein transglycosylase B, with product MRLAQAQPQAPVSQGQTFEEEIIPQRYANNPNVDAFVDDMVARYDFDPASLHALFAHASYSATAVKLVLPSPTPAAKNWRAYQARFLDAIRVNAGVRFWRENQATLQRAYDEFGVPPEVIVGIIGVETIYGRFMGNFRVLDALTTLTFDYPDTPNRADRMATFRKNLEDYLVWTRDSQIDPNSVLGSYTGAIGIPQFLPSSIVKYAVSYDGNKQIDLRTSQADAIGSVANYLKQNGWETGRPVVWKIAGDPGSQGVAQAAADGQPEPHWPLEQLLRAGLLLNQPDIDIAAEAGTPVTIVDLPTPGRATEYVLGLRNFYVLTRYNRSFFYALAVYQLGQKVKAQMMASNGGVPGATSGTGAAPLAPQAASVPSGTPAAPGIPAQNGVMPGTSAPGGTLPAPSAPTVPPAPAAPSAD from the coding sequence ATGCGCCTCGCCCAGGCCCAGCCTCAGGCGCCCGTCTCCCAGGGGCAGACCTTCGAAGAAGAGATCATCCCGCAGCGTTACGCGAACAACCCCAACGTCGATGCCTTCGTCGACGACATGGTTGCCCGCTACGACTTCGATCCCGCGTCCCTGCACGCACTCTTTGCACATGCGAGCTACTCGGCGACCGCGGTCAAGCTCGTGCTGCCGTCGCCTACGCCCGCGGCAAAGAACTGGCGTGCATACCAGGCACGCTTTCTCGATGCGATACGCGTGAATGCGGGCGTGCGTTTCTGGCGCGAGAACCAGGCGACGCTGCAACGCGCCTACGATGAGTTCGGCGTGCCGCCCGAGGTAATCGTCGGCATCATCGGCGTGGAGACGATCTACGGGCGCTTCATGGGCAACTTCCGCGTGCTCGATGCACTCACCACGCTGACCTTCGACTATCCGGATACGCCCAACCGCGCCGATCGCATGGCGACGTTCCGCAAGAATCTCGAAGACTACCTGGTATGGACGCGCGACTCGCAGATCGACCCTAACAGCGTGCTGGGTTCGTACACAGGCGCCATTGGCATCCCGCAGTTCCTGCCCAGCAGCATCGTGAAATACGCGGTGAGCTACGACGGCAACAAGCAGATCGATCTGCGCACGAGCCAGGCCGATGCGATCGGCAGCGTCGCGAACTATCTCAAGCAGAACGGCTGGGAAACGGGACGGCCCGTGGTGTGGAAGATTGCCGGCGACCCGGGTAGCCAGGGCGTCGCCCAGGCCGCCGCGGACGGGCAGCCGGAGCCGCACTGGCCGCTCGAACAACTGTTGCGCGCTGGCCTCCTGCTGAACCAGCCCGATATCGACATTGCCGCCGAAGCCGGTACGCCCGTCACGATCGTCGACTTGCCCACGCCGGGCCGCGCAACGGAATACGTCCTGGGGCTGCGGAATTTCTATGTGCTCACCCGCTATAACCGCAGCTTCTTCTACGCGCTGGCGGTGTATCAGCTCGGGCAGAAGGTGAAGGCGCAGATGATGGCGAGCAACGGCGGCGTACCGGGTGCGACGTCCGGTACGGGAGCCGCGCCTCTTGCGCCGCAAGCGGCTTCGGTGCCGAGCGGCACTCCCGCCGCGCCCGGCATTCCTGCGCAGAACGGCGTCATGCCGGGCACCTCCGCGCCGGGGGGAACGCTGCCTGCGCCGTCGGCGCCTACAGTGCCCCCGGCACCCGCCGCGCCCTCGGCAGACTGA
- the cysM gene encoding cysteine synthase CysM produces the protein MAYKTIEDTIGNTPLVQLVRLPDDEIRSRNNVILGKLEGNNPAGSVKDRPALSMIRKAEERGRIKPGDTLIEATSGNTGIALAMAAAIRGYKMVLIMPEDLSVERRQSMAAYGAQIVLTPVKGGMEYARDLAEQMQRDGKGIILDQFANPDNPLAHYETTGPEIWRETEGRITHFVSSMGTTGTIMGVSKYLKEQNQAVEIVGAQPEDGSRIPGIRKWPEAYLPKIFDRSRVDRVENVSQAAAEAMARRLASVEGIFAGISSGGACEVALRIARQVENATIVFVVCDRGDRYLSTGVFPA, from the coding sequence ATGGCCTACAAGACAATCGAAGACACGATCGGCAATACGCCGCTCGTGCAACTCGTCCGGCTTCCGGACGATGAAATCCGCAGCCGCAACAACGTGATTCTCGGCAAGCTCGAGGGCAACAACCCCGCAGGCTCCGTGAAAGACCGGCCGGCGCTCTCGATGATCCGCAAGGCCGAAGAACGCGGCCGTATCAAACCGGGCGACACGCTAATCGAAGCCACGAGCGGCAACACCGGCATCGCGCTCGCGATGGCCGCCGCCATCCGCGGCTACAAGATGGTGCTGATCATGCCGGAGGACCTCTCCGTCGAACGCCGCCAGAGCATGGCAGCCTACGGTGCACAGATCGTGCTCACGCCCGTGAAGGGCGGCATGGAATACGCGCGCGATCTCGCGGAGCAGATGCAGCGCGACGGCAAGGGCATCATCCTCGACCAGTTCGCCAATCCCGACAATCCGCTTGCGCACTACGAGACCACCGGTCCGGAAATCTGGCGCGAGACCGAAGGCCGCATCACGCACTTCGTTTCGTCGATGGGCACGACGGGCACCATCATGGGCGTCTCGAAGTATCTGAAAGAGCAAAACCAGGCGGTCGAGATCGTCGGTGCGCAGCCTGAAGACGGCTCGCGCATTCCCGGCATTCGCAAATGGCCCGAAGCCTACCTGCCGAAGATCTTCGACCGTAGCCGCGTGGATCGTGTCGAGAACGTCAGTCAGGCCGCGGCGGAAGCCATGGCGCGGCGTCTCGCTTCGGTGGAAGGGATCTTCGCGGGCATTTCCTCGGGCGGTGCGTGCGAAGTCGCGTTGCGCATTGCGCGCCAGGTCGAGAACGCTACGATCGTGTTCGTGGTGTGCGACCGTGGCGACCGGTATCTCTCGACGGGCGTGTTCCCGGCATGA
- a CDS encoding ComEA family DNA-binding protein: protein MFKKILAAAALVAAFGQAFAAVDVNTANEDALRGIKGIGPAKAKAILDERGAHGPFKDPADLGKRVKGMGGHTVERLQAEGLTVGPSTPATGTQTAAVAQAHATPAAGTQKPAPATPAKK, encoded by the coding sequence ATGTTCAAAAAAATTCTCGCTGCCGCGGCGCTCGTTGCTGCATTCGGTCAGGCGTTCGCCGCAGTCGACGTCAACACCGCCAACGAAGATGCGCTGCGCGGCATCAAAGGCATTGGTCCGGCAAAGGCCAAGGCCATTCTCGACGAGCGCGGCGCGCACGGCCCCTTCAAAGACCCTGCCGATCTCGGCAAGCGCGTGAAGGGCATGGGCGGCCATACCGTCGAACGCTTGCAGGCCGAAGGTCTCACCGTTGGACCGTCCACGCCGGCAACCGGCACGCAGACCGCGGCGGTTGCACAGGCGCACGCCACGCCGGCCGCCGGCACGCAAAAGCCGGCGCCCGCCACCCCGGCGAAGAAATAG
- the rfaD gene encoding ADP-glyceromanno-heptose 6-epimerase, which yields MTLIVTGAAGFIGSNIVKALNERGEQRIIAVDNLTRADKFRNLVDCEIDDYLDKTEFVERFARGDFGKVRAIFHEGACSDTMETDGRYMMDNNFRYSRAVLDACLAQGTQFLYASSAAIYGGSSRFVEEREVEAPLNVYGYSKFLFDQVIRRVLPQARSQIAGFRYFNVYGPRETHKGRMASVAFHNFNQFRAEGKVKLFGEYNGYGAGEQTRDFVSVEDVVKVNLFFFDHPGKSGIFNLGTGRAQPFNDIATTVVNTLRVLAGEAPLSLAEQVQRGLIEYVPFPDALRGKYQCFTQADPTKLRAAGYDAPFLSVQEGVDRYVRWLSGQV from the coding sequence ATGACTCTCATCGTGACCGGCGCGGCCGGCTTCATCGGCAGCAACATCGTCAAGGCGCTCAACGAGCGCGGCGAACAACGCATCATCGCCGTCGACAACCTCACGCGCGCGGACAAGTTCCGTAATCTCGTGGACTGCGAGATCGACGACTATCTGGACAAGACCGAATTCGTCGAGCGTTTCGCGCGCGGCGACTTCGGCAAGGTACGCGCGATCTTTCATGAAGGCGCCTGCTCGGACACCATGGAAACCGACGGCCGCTACATGATGGACAACAACTTCCGCTACAGCCGTGCGGTGCTCGACGCGTGCCTCGCGCAGGGCACGCAGTTCCTGTATGCGTCGTCGGCGGCCATCTACGGCGGGTCGAGCCGCTTCGTCGAAGAGCGCGAAGTGGAAGCACCGCTCAACGTCTACGGCTACTCGAAATTCCTGTTCGACCAGGTGATCCGCCGGGTGCTGCCCCAGGCGCGCAGCCAGATTGCAGGCTTTCGCTACTTCAACGTGTACGGGCCGCGCGAGACGCACAAGGGGCGCATGGCGTCGGTGGCGTTCCATAACTTCAACCAGTTCCGCGCCGAAGGCAAAGTGAAGCTGTTCGGCGAGTACAACGGCTACGGCGCGGGCGAACAGACGCGCGACTTCGTCTCGGTCGAAGACGTGGTGAAGGTCAACCTGTTCTTCTTCGATCATCCCGGGAAGTCGGGCATTTTCAATCTCGGCACGGGTCGTGCGCAGCCGTTCAACGACATCGCCACGACCGTGGTGAACACGCTGCGCGTGCTCGCGGGCGAGGCGCCGCTTTCGCTCGCCGAACAGGTGCAGCGAGGCTTGATCGAGTACGTGCCTTTCCCTGACGCGCTGCGTGGCAAGTATCAGTGCTTCACGCAGGCCGACCCCACGAAGCTGCGCGCGGCGGGCTACGACGCACCGTTCCTTTCGGTCCAGGAAGGCGTGGACCGTTACGTGCGTTGGCTATCCGGCCAGGTGTGA
- the rfaE1 gene encoding D-glycero-beta-D-manno-heptose-7-phosphate kinase, whose amino-acid sequence MAPGSRLAPEVGVVPRERLAGARVLVVGDVMLDRYWFGDVNRISPEAPVPVVHVQRQEDRLGGAANVARNIAALGAQAGLLCVVGHDEPGERIVELLDASGVTAYLERDPALPTTIKLRVLSRQQQLLRVDFENTPAHEVLLAGLARFDALLPSHDVILMSDYAKGGLTHVTRMISKAREAGKAVLVDPKGDDWERYRGASIITPNRAELREVVGKWKSEEDLLARVTKLRTDLDLGALLLTRSEEGMTLFSDDGVLHAPAVAREVYDVSGAGDTVIATLAVMLGAGLTLFEAVSLANRAAGIVVGKLGTATVDYDELFN is encoded by the coding sequence ATGGCGCCGGGTAGCCGGCTGGCCCCTGAGGTCGGCGTCGTGCCGCGCGAGCGGCTTGCCGGCGCGCGCGTGCTCGTGGTGGGCGACGTGATGCTCGACCGCTACTGGTTCGGCGACGTCAATCGCATCTCGCCTGAAGCGCCCGTGCCCGTGGTGCACGTGCAGCGCCAGGAAGATCGCCTGGGCGGTGCGGCGAACGTTGCGCGTAACATTGCGGCGCTCGGAGCGCAGGCCGGTCTGCTCTGCGTGGTGGGTCACGACGAGCCCGGCGAGCGCATCGTCGAACTGCTCGATGCGAGCGGCGTTACGGCGTACCTGGAGCGCGATCCGGCGCTGCCGACCACCATCAAGCTGCGCGTGCTCTCGCGCCAGCAGCAGTTGCTGCGCGTCGACTTCGAGAACACCCCGGCGCACGAAGTGTTGCTCGCCGGACTGGCCCGGTTCGATGCGCTTCTGCCGTCCCACGACGTAATCCTGATGTCCGACTATGCGAAGGGCGGGCTCACGCACGTCACGCGCATGATCTCGAAGGCGCGCGAGGCGGGCAAGGCCGTGCTCGTGGACCCGAAGGGCGACGACTGGGAGCGTTATCGCGGCGCGAGCATCATCACGCCGAACCGTGCCGAATTGCGTGAGGTGGTGGGCAAGTGGAAATCCGAGGAGGATCTGCTGGCCCGCGTGACGAAATTGCGCACCGATCTGGACCTGGGCGCGCTGCTGCTCACGCGCTCGGAAGAGGGCATGACGCTCTTCTCGGACGACGGTGTCCTGCACGCGCCGGCGGTAGCACGCGAAGTGTATGATGTCTCGGGCGCTGGCGACACGGTGATCGCCACGCTCGCCGTCATGCTGGGCGCGGGCCTGACGCTCTTCGAGGCCGTGTCGCTGGCCAACCGTGCGGCGGGCATCGTCGTGGGCAAACTCGGTACGGCAACGGTCGACTACGACGAACTCTTCAACTGA
- a CDS encoding UDP-glucose dehydrogenase family protein — MKITIIGTGYVGLVTGACLAEIGNDVFCLDVDPRKIGILNNGGVPIHEPGLQEIIARNRAAGRITFSTDIEASVAHGDVQFIAVGTPADEDGSADLQYVLEAARNIGRYMNGFKVIVDKSTVPVGTAQRVSDVVRAELAQRGLADNAQHRFSVVSNPEFLKEGAAVDDFMRPDRILIGSDEDEDGLVAREKMKRLYAPFNRNHERTLYMDVRSAEFTKYAANAMLATRISFMNELANLADRVGADIEAVRRGIGSDPRIGYHFLYAGCGYGGSCFPKDVQALIRTAAEIGEHLRILEAVEDVNHAQKEVLVRKITKTLGEDLRGRTFAVWGLAFKPNTDDMREAPSRRVIADLLARGAHVRAYDPVATEEARRVFAMDLENAPEHLSRLHFTGTQDETLAGADALVIVTEWKEFKAPDFAHLKAVLKTPRIFDGRNLYEPDAMSELGIDYYSIGRPHVAIQNGSGVAV, encoded by the coding sequence ATGAAAATCACCATCATCGGCACCGGCTATGTCGGCCTTGTCACGGGGGCCTGCCTCGCTGAAATCGGCAACGACGTTTTCTGTCTCGACGTCGATCCGCGCAAGATCGGCATCCTCAACAACGGGGGCGTGCCGATTCACGAACCCGGCCTGCAGGAGATCATCGCGCGCAATCGTGCGGCGGGGCGCATCACGTTTTCGACCGACATCGAAGCGAGCGTCGCGCATGGCGACGTGCAGTTCATCGCCGTGGGCACGCCGGCTGACGAAGACGGCTCCGCCGACCTCCAGTACGTGCTCGAAGCGGCGCGCAATATCGGCCGCTACATGAACGGCTTCAAGGTGATCGTGGACAAGTCCACGGTACCGGTGGGCACGGCGCAGCGCGTGAGCGACGTGGTGCGCGCCGAGCTCGCGCAGCGCGGCCTGGCGGACAACGCGCAGCATCGTTTCTCGGTGGTGTCCAATCCCGAGTTCCTCAAGGAAGGCGCGGCCGTAGACGACTTCATGCGGCCCGACCGCATCCTGATCGGCAGCGACGAAGACGAGGACGGCCTCGTTGCGCGCGAGAAGATGAAGCGCCTCTACGCGCCGTTCAACCGCAACCACGAGCGCACGCTGTACATGGACGTGCGCTCGGCGGAATTCACGAAGTATGCTGCGAACGCCATGCTCGCCACGCGCATCTCGTTCATGAACGAGCTTGCGAACCTGGCCGACCGCGTCGGCGCGGATATCGAAGCAGTGCGTCGCGGCATTGGTTCGGACCCGCGCATCGGCTATCACTTCCTCTATGCCGGTTGCGGCTACGGCGGCTCGTGCTTCCCGAAGGACGTTCAGGCGCTGATCCGTACCGCGGCCGAGATCGGTGAGCACCTGCGCATTCTCGAAGCGGTCGAGGATGTCAACCATGCGCAGAAGGAAGTGCTCGTGCGCAAAATCACGAAGACGCTCGGCGAAGATTTGCGCGGCCGCACGTTTGCCGTTTGGGGGCTCGCGTTCAAGCCCAACACGGATGACATGCGCGAAGCGCCGAGCCGCCGCGTGATCGCCGATCTGCTCGCACGCGGCGCGCACGTGCGTGCCTACGATCCCGTTGCCACCGAGGAAGCGCGCCGCGTCTTCGCCATGGACCTGGAGAACGCACCGGAGCACCTCTCGCGGCTGCATTTCACGGGCACCCAGGACGAAACGCTCGCGGGCGCGGACGCACTCGTGATCGTCACCGAATGGAAGGAATTCAAGGCGCCGGACTTCGCGCATCTGAAAGCCGTGCTCAAGACGCCGCGCATCTTCGACGGACGCAACCTCTACGAGCCCGACGCGATGAGCGAACTCGGCATCGACTATTACTCGATTGGACGGCCCCATGTCGCAATCCAGAATGGCTCCGGCGTCGCAGTCTGA